CCACGCGACGAACCGCGCGAAGTCGGCGTAGCTGACCGTCCCCTCGTGGCGGTTCATCCGCCGGAGGACGTCCTCCAGGCTCCGCCGACCGTCGCTCCGCTCCCTGATCGTCGCGTCGAGCGCCGCGAGCACCCGCATCCCCTTGAAGTAGGAGGCGTCGCCGGCCCCCGCCTCGGCCAGGACGGCGTCGCGCTCCCGCTCCGCGCGGACGTACTCGGCGAACGCCGCCTCCGAGATGCGCCCCTGCCGGTAGGTCAACAGCGCGCCGTAGTACTCGGCGCTCGCGTCGTCGAACCACGCCATCGACTCGTCGGTCTCGTAGGCCTGTCGGCTGTGGGTGAACTCGTGGAGCCAGGCGCTGTCCGGCGTGTTGAGCCGCGCGGACGCGGAGACGTACATGTCGCGCGCGCCGCCGTCGCCGGCGCGGGAGAAGCGCCCGGTCGCCTCGATGGGCGCGGGCGCGACGAAGGCGGTCAGCCGCTCGCGTCCGGCGTCCACCCGCAGGTCGCGCGCCGCCGTCGCCAGCGCGTCGAGCGTCGCCGTCGCGTCCGTGGAGCCGTTCGCGGCGCGCGGGACGACGAGCCTGATCGTCTCGCCGTTCACCGTCCGCGAGCGCGTCGAGTAGGGGCCGAGGTAGACGTACGTCTCCCCGGCGACGCCCGCGCGCTCGGGGACGACGGCGCGCTCGGTCACCCCCGGGTCGGTCCCGGTGTGGGCGTACCCGACCCGGAGGTCGGTCCCGCGCCAGTTGAACAGCGCCCACTCGCGGGTGCTCACGTCCTCGAGCGAGCCGTCGTCGGTCTCGTTCACGGCCACGCGGTAGGACAGTTCGATCCGCCTCGATCCGTCGCCCCCGTCGCGCTCCCACTCGAGCGTATCGCCGTCGCCGCCGAAGTCGGCCGCGCGCACGTCGGACGCGTTCGACGGGAGTTCGACGGAGAGTTCGGTCACGTTCGCGGGCACCGTCGCCTCGGCGGTGACGCGGACGGTGCCCGGATCGCCGGTGTGCTCGTACCGGTAGTCGATCGCGACGGTGCCGTCGTCGGAACTGCCGTCCGGCTGGCCGACGACGCCCGTCGGCAGGGCGGCGACGCAGAGGAGCGCACAGAGCGCGCACACCAGCAGTCGACGGCAGGTCGTCGCGTCGGATCCGCGCATCTCACTCACCTCCCCCGCCGACGTGGTAGCGCGCGGCGTGGTGCAGCAGGAAGCCGACGAACCCGACCGCGCAGGCGACGAACCCGACGCCGACGACGGGGAAGCCGGCCGCCTGCGCGCCGGCGAGCAGCGCGAGGCTCGCCGCGCCGCCGACCGCGAGCGCGACGCGCCTCGGCGAGAGCGTCGACGATCGGGTGCCGTTCCCGCTCGCTCGATCGACTCCGTGCGCGTCCCGGTCGTCCTCGCTCCGCTCGCCGCGCTCGATCCGATCGAGTTCGGCCCCGACCGCCGCCTCGTACCCCGACGCGTGGGCGTCCCACTCGCGGGCGAGCGCGACGCGCTCGTCGGGCGACGCGAACTCGCAGGTCGTGGGCAACCGTTCGACGGCGGCGAGGCGCGCCAGCAGGCCCTGGCCGGTCGTGTTCTGGATGCCGAGGCCGGGGCGGACGTTCACCTCGAGCACCTTGGGGACGTTCCCCTCGGTGAGGACCACGTCGACGCCCGCGTAGCCGAGTCCCGAGGCGGCGGCCGCGCGGACCGCCGTCTCCAGGATCCCCGTCCAGTTCGGGACCGCGAAGTCGGTCAGGTCCGCGCCGGTGTCGGGGTGGCGGTCGAGGTGGCGGTCCCGGCTCTGCTGGTACGCCCCGAGGGGCGTCCCGTCGGCCACGCGCAGGCCGACCCCGACCGCGCCCATGTGGAGGTTCGCCGCGCCCTCGGACTCCTCGGTCGGGAGTCGCGTCATCGCCATCACGGGGTACCCCCGGAAGACGATGACGCGCACGTCGGGGACGCCGCCGCCGCACCGCTCGCGGAAGAACCGCGCCGGCCGGAGGCGCTCCTCGACGATCGCCGTCCCCTCGGGGTCGAGCCCCGAGTAGTGGCCCTCGACGATGCGCCGGACGTGGCCGAGCAGTTCCGCTCTCGTTCGCGGCCCCTTCGAGGTCGCGAACCGGTCGCCGTCGCGCCCGGTGACGACGACGATCCCCTCGCCGCCGTATCCCGCGCTCGGCTTCACGACGAACTCCTCGCGCTCGTCCATCACCGCGGCCGCGGTGGACAGGTCGGCGGCGTCCCGGACGACGGCGTACGTCTCGGGCGCGTCGATGTCGAGGCCCGCGAACCGGCGGTTGATGTGCGCCTTCTCGTCGGCCGCGGGCCGGAGGTACGGTGGGTTGTACCGGTCGATGTATCGGTTTCGCACCTTCATCGGCAGCACGTCGCTCACGGCGCGCAACTCGCCCGCGCCGTTCGAGACGAGCCGTCGCAGGCGGAGGCGCTGGTTGTGGAGCCACACCTGCCCGCCCGTCAGGAGGGCGAGGGCCGCGTTCGAGTCGATGTGGTCGGTGAACCGGACGTACTCCGTGAGGCGGATGCACGGCCGGTTCCCGACGACGACGGTGACGGCGAGCGCGCCGACCCACGCCTCGGGCGTGCGGACGAACCAGCCGACGATCGCCTCGTTCGTCACGACCAGGTAGGCGACGAAGACGGCGACGATCGTCCACAGCAACTGGATGGCCGGGGCGACCCAGCCGCGCTCCTCGACCGCGGTGGCGACGCGGTCTGCGTACCACGCGCTGATGATCGTGGGGAAGAACACGTCGACCGAGCCGAAGAAGCCGGGGAGCAACCCGACGTCCGCGGCCAGCAGCGTCATCGTCGTCGAGAGGCAGGCGACCGACAGCAGCGTCGCCACGCGCGGGGCGGTCCCGAGCTGGAGGGGCTTCACCGCCAGGAACGCGACGAGCGTCACGACGAGGACGTTCAGGAACAGCAGCAGTCCCCACAGCGGCCCGGCGGCGACGAGGATGAAGGCGACGATCATCGGCGCGAACAGCCCGTAGGTCTTCATCCCCACCTCGCTGCGAAGCAGCGAGAGGACGACGCCGGCCAGGATGAGCTGGAAGAACAGCCGGTAGCGCTCGACCGCGCCGGCGAAGTCGTCGACGGTTCGTTCGGCGAGCAGTCCGGCGACGAGGACGACCGCCAGCAGCGCGAGGAACCGTCCGTACGGCGCGACGGTCGAGCGGACGTCGGCCAGCCGGTCGGCCGTCCCCCGGGCTACGGCCGTCACCGTCCGCCCCCCGTCGCGCCGTGGTCGCGCTCCCGCGACAGCCGTTCGAGGGGACCGAACGCGAGCGGCGCGCCCCCGCTCCGATTTCGGGTGTCGATCCGTCCGATTGGTCTTTCGGTCATCTGCGGTCGTGGCGAGGGACGTCACCGTATTAATTCGGAGACATATTGAGTATCAATTACTACGGATCAATATGAATTAATCAGGATTCAATCGCGTAGGGTGTGCTTTACGGGCACGTCGGGGTCGGGTAGGCGGTCGCATCGCGCGGCGGACGAGATCGTATCCGGCGATCCCGTCGATCGTGAAACCGGCGCTAGAGGAGTGCTATCGGCATTTAGCGAGGGGATGGCGTTCGGGTGACGGGCGGCGGGTCGGAAGGTTCTTAATCAAGTTCCGTGTTCATCCCGATACGCAAATGGCTGTACTCTGGCTGGACGACGTCGGGTCCGACGACATCGACGCCGTCGGCGGGAAGGGTGCGTCGCTCGGGGAACTCACGGGGGCCGGCCTGCCGGTCCCGCCGGGGTTCGTCGTGACGGCGGGTACGTATCGCTCGTTCATCGAGGGGACCGGCATCGACGACGACCTGTTCGAGGCGGTCGACGTCGACTCCGACGACTCGGGAGCGCTCGCCGCCGCCGCGAACCGCGCCGAGGAACTCATTCTGGAGACGCCGATCCCCGACGAACTGAAGGAGGAGATCCTCGACGCCTACGCGCGCATCGGCGCATCGGACTCCGGGGAGGACGCCGAGGGAGGCGAGGCGTTCGTGGCCGTCCGCTCCTCCGCGACCGCGGAGGACCTGCCCGACGCGTCGTTCGCGGGCCAGCAGGAGACGTTCCTCAACGTCACGGGCGAGGACCTCGTCGATCGCGTGAAGCGCTGCTGGGCGTCGCTGTTCACCCAGCGCGCGATCTACTACCGCGAGGAGCAGGGCTTCGAGCACCACAAGGTCGACATCGCGGTCGTCGTTCAGCAGATGGTCGACGCCGAGAAGAGCGGCGTGATGTTCACGAGCCACCCCTCGACCGGCGAACCGGAGATCATCGTCGAGGCGGCCTGGGGGCTCGGCGAGGCCGTCGTCAGCGGCTCGGTGTCCCCCGACAACTACGTCGTCGACCGCGAGACCGCGGGGACGACCGAGGTGACCGTCGCCGACAAGAAGGTGATGCACACGAAGGACGCCGAGACGGGCGAGACCGTCGAGATCGAGGTACCGGACGACAAGCGCACCGAGCGCGTGCTCACCGACGACGAGATCGAGCGCCTCGTCGAACTCGGCCGGCAGGTCGAGGAGCACTACGGCCGCCCGCAGGACGTCGAGTGGGCCATCTACGAGGGCGAGGTGTACATGCTCCAGTCGCGGCCCATCACCACGATCAAGCGCTCCTCCGGGTCGGGCGAGGCGGCGAGCGCCACCGACGGGAGCGGCGCGAGCGCCCGACAGGAGCGGTCGGGCGACGACGAGGTCATCCTGAAGGGCCTCGGCGCGAGTCCGGGGATCGCGAGCGGCGCGGTGCGCATCGTCGACAAGCTCGACCAGCTCGACAAGGTCGGGGAGGGCGACGTCATCGTGACGGCGATGACGACCCCCGACATGGTGCCCGCGATGAAGCGCGCGGCGGGCATCATCACCGACGAGGGCGGCATGACGAGCCACGCGGCCATCGTCTCCCGCGAACTCGGCGTCCCCGCCGTCGTCGGGACGGGGAGCGCGACCCGCGACCTGGAGGACGGGCAGGTCGTCACCCTCGACGGTGACAAGGGGACGATCCGCGAGGGTGCCGCCGACTCGAAGGAGGAGGAGGAGACCGACCCGCTCGAGGACGTCCGCCCGAAGAACCCCGTCAAGCCGATGACGGCGACGGAGGTGAAGGTGAACGTCTCCATCCCGGAGGCGGCCCACCGCGCGGCGGTCACGGGCGCTGACGGCGTCGGCCTGCTCCGCCTGGAGCACATGATCCTCTCGACGAACAAGACGCCCGAGCGGTACGTCCGCGACCACGGCGAGGACGCCTACGTCGAGGAGATCGTCAACGGCGTTCGCGCCGTCGCCGACGAGTTCTACCCGCGGCCGGTTCGGGTTCGCACCCTCGACGCGCCCACCGACGAGTTCCGTCAGCTCCAGGGCGGCGAGGACGAGCCGAAGGAGCACAACCCGATGCTCGGCTACCGCGGCATCCGCCGCAGCCTCGACAGGCCGGACGTGTTCGAGCACGAACTGGAGGCGTTCCGCCGCCTCTACGACATGGGCTACGACAACGTCGAGATCATGCTCCCCCTCGTCAACGATGCGGAGGACGTGCTGCAGGCCCGGCGGCTCATGGAGGGGGTCGGCATCGACCCCGACAAGCGCTCGTGGGGGATCATGGTCGAGACGCCCGCCAGCGCGCTCTGCATCGGGGAGATGGCCGACGCCGGCATCGACTTCGCCTCGTTCGGGACGAACGACCTCACGCAGTACACCCTCGCGGTCGACCGCAACAACGAGCACGTCGCCGGGCGCTTCGACGAACTCCACCCCGCCGTCCTGAAGCTCATCGGCGACACCATCGCCACCTGCCGCGAGCACGGCGTCGACACCAGCATCTGCGGGCAGGCCGGTTCCAAGCCGAAGATGGTCCGCTACCTCGTCAACTGCG
The Halomarina pelagica DNA segment above includes these coding regions:
- a CDS encoding sugar-transfer associated ATP-grasp domain-containing protein, coding for MTAVARGTADRLADVRSTVAPYGRFLALLAVVLVAGLLAERTVDDFAGAVERYRLFFQLILAGVVLSLLRSEVGMKTYGLFAPMIVAFILVAAGPLWGLLLFLNVLVVTLVAFLAVKPLQLGTAPRVATLLSVACLSTTMTLLAADVGLLPGFFGSVDVFFPTIISAWYADRVATAVEERGWVAPAIQLLWTIVAVFVAYLVVTNEAIVGWFVRTPEAWVGALAVTVVVGNRPCIRLTEYVRFTDHIDSNAALALLTGGQVWLHNQRLRLRRLVSNGAGELRAVSDVLPMKVRNRYIDRYNPPYLRPAADEKAHINRRFAGLDIDAPETYAVVRDAADLSTAAAVMDEREEFVVKPSAGYGGEGIVVVTGRDGDRFATSKGPRTRAELLGHVRRIVEGHYSGLDPEGTAIVEERLRPARFFRERCGGGVPDVRVIVFRGYPVMAMTRLPTEESEGAANLHMGAVGVGLRVADGTPLGAYQQSRDRHLDRHPDTGADLTDFAVPNWTGILETAVRAAAASGLGYAGVDVVLTEGNVPKVLEVNVRPGLGIQNTTGQGLLARLAAVERLPTTCEFASPDERVALAREWDAHASGYEAAVGAELDRIERGERSEDDRDAHGVDRASGNGTRSSTLSPRRVALAVGGAASLALLAGAQAAGFPVVGVGFVACAVGFVGFLLHHAARYHVGGGGE
- the ppsA gene encoding phosphoenolpyruvate synthase, with protein sequence MAVLWLDDVGSDDIDAVGGKGASLGELTGAGLPVPPGFVVTAGTYRSFIEGTGIDDDLFEAVDVDSDDSGALAAAANRAEELILETPIPDELKEEILDAYARIGASDSGEDAEGGEAFVAVRSSATAEDLPDASFAGQQETFLNVTGEDLVDRVKRCWASLFTQRAIYYREEQGFEHHKVDIAVVVQQMVDAEKSGVMFTSHPSTGEPEIIVEAAWGLGEAVVSGSVSPDNYVVDRETAGTTEVTVADKKVMHTKDAETGETVEIEVPDDKRTERVLTDDEIERLVELGRQVEEHYGRPQDVEWAIYEGEVYMLQSRPITTIKRSSGSGEAASATDGSGASARQERSGDDEVILKGLGASPGIASGAVRIVDKLDQLDKVGEGDVIVTAMTTPDMVPAMKRAAGIITDEGGMTSHAAIVSRELGVPAVVGTGSATRDLEDGQVVTLDGDKGTIREGAADSKEEEETDPLEDVRPKNPVKPMTATEVKVNVSIPEAAHRAAVTGADGVGLLRLEHMILSTNKTPERYVRDHGEDAYVEEIVNGVRAVADEFYPRPVRVRTLDAPTDEFRQLQGGEDEPKEHNPMLGYRGIRRSLDRPDVFEHELEAFRRLYDMGYDNVEIMLPLVNDAEDVLQARRLMEGVGIDPDKRSWGIMVETPASALCIGEMADAGIDFASFGTNDLTQYTLAVDRNNEHVAGRFDELHPAVLKLIGDTIATCREHGVDTSICGQAGSKPKMVRYLVNCGVSSISANIDAVRDVQHEVKRVEQKLLLDSVR